A region of the Ranitomeya imitator isolate aRanImi1 chromosome 10, aRanImi1.pri, whole genome shotgun sequence genome:
TAGGGAGCCCAAAAGGTGTCTTTGGCCCATATGAAAGACCATTAGTAATAAGGACTTGCAATAGTTGGGGGGCCCGTTAgagcttttgcattggggtccATGATCTACAAGTTACGCCTCTGCTgatcaggtctggtcacatgcattTTTGAGAATAGGTTACTGTGCAGTTTGTGAGGAAGGTTCCGCTAACAAGGGGGTAGACAATCTGTAATAATTAATACTACACTATAAGAGTGCGCTCACACTGGCagataacatggccgagtgctatataatgttttatcggatagccctctggccagtgttattctatggggcagagcagatctcagcatgctgcgagtaAAACATCAGAATGCAGTCGGATGTACGCTCACAgagacaatgaagaagatggagaaattaagttctccatcttcttagCAATTGTGCTGGGATTCTCTCCTGCCATAGAATCGGATCACTCTTGGCTCAAACTCTGACAAAGTTTGAGTTGAGTGTTATTAGCACAATCGGCCCGATTGTCTTGCATGAGAGAATATATGCCAGTGTAAGCTAACCCTTTATACTGTAAAATACTTTAACGATAATGCACAAAATCATATCTCCAACACATgttgaaaaaaacacacaacataGACAAACCCTTTACTGCTGTCTCATAGAATCCATGTAAAATGTCAGCCACATCTCTTTCACCATCAGAATCTTCTGCTCATGTTTTCATCTCCACCAGAATATCAGGTTTATATGCAATATTTGTAATATATGTTTTACTTATTAGTAAATTATCTTCCAGCCATTCCTTATATCCTTTTTGCCATGCAAGTGTCATAGCGCAAAACAACTAAATGTCCTAAACTATCCCGTTGCTCATGCTGTGGAGTTTACAGGTGACGCATGCGCTTGGCAGATAtctgtagagcagtgttccccaactcccgtCCTCAAGAGacaccacgggtcatgttttcaggatttccatagtattgtacaggtgataattccatcatctgggcaatactaaggaggtcctgaaaacatgatctgctggTGGTTCTTGAGGACGGGAGTGGATAACATTGCTGTAGAatgatcctgaaaacatgatctgctggtggttcttgaggactagagttgggTAACATTGCTGTAGAcggatcctgaaaacatgatctgctggtggttcttgaggactagagttgggTAACATTGCTGTAGAaggatcctgaaaacatgatctgctggtggttcttgaggactagagttgggTAACATTGCTGTAGAcggatcctgaaaacatgatctgttggttgttcttgaggactagagttgggTAACTTTGCTGTAGAtggatcctgaaaacatgatctgctggtggttcttgaggactagagttgggTAACATTGCTGTAGAcggatcctgaaaacatgatctgctggtggttcttgaggactagagttgggTAACATTGCTGTAGAcggatcctgaaaacatgatctgctggttgttcttgaggactagagttgggTAACATTGCTGTAGAtggatcctgaaaacatgatctgctggtggttcttgaggactagagttgggTAACATTGCTGTAGAcggatcctgaaaacatgatctgctggtggttcttgaggactagagttgggTAACATTGCTGTAGAcggatcctgaaaacatgatctgctggttgttcttgaggactagagttgggTAACATTGCTGTAGAtggatcctgaaaacatgatctgctggtggttcttgaggactagagttgggTAACATTGCTGTAGAcggatcctgaaaacatgatctgctggtggttcttgaggactagagttgggTAACATTGCTGTAGAcggatcctgaaaacatgatctgttggtggttcttgaggactagagttgggTAACATTGCTGTAGATGGATCCTGAAAACAGGATCTGCTGGTAGTtcttgaggactagagttgggTAACATTGCTGTAGacagatcctgaaaacatgatctgttggtggttcttgaggactaGAGCTGACTTGACGGATCATGTTGCTAATGCTGTGCAGTTAATCAGTGACCCACACTAGCCAAATATCTGAAGAGGGATCCTGTTGATCCTGCTGATCAGTTtatgagatgacacacacatacacaagcaAACTAGCCAAATATCTGAGGAGGGATCCTGTTCCTCATGTTGTGCAGATCATCGAGGATGAAGAGTGGTGGATGGAGTATGAATTGTAAAAATTTTTCGTTCTTCACTTTAAAAAAAACTCATGTCTAGAACGGAATAATCTTCTAATGTACTTAATGGATGAATACCATCTTAGTAGGTTATCACCGAAGTTATAAGGAATGTGATAACTTGTTGATCACTAGAGCTCGCACCTTTGGAATCCTTCTCGATTCCAAGATTGGAGCTTTATGACTAGAGTAGCGGTTGAGCATGTACTCCACCGCACCATTAATTGTCTTATAGACCGCCATAGAAAGATCCGTACAGCACTTGTCTATGTCTTGCAGTCCCATATAGAATGAGTAAAATAGTAATGCACTTCAGAGTCCTACTTGTGGGATCGGTAAAGGGTCCAAGAAATCGACAAGTAATCGCCTATTCTTTGGATTGTTGATAACATGCTGAGATATTACTAACGCTATTAAGATATGTTTATTATGACTGTATACACTAAAATGCAAAATAAGAACTTCTTTCTATCTTTAGATCTCCTCAGTGTCTATGTCTATTGTTTTTTTTCAGGATCCCAAGCTGAGATCAGCTCTGACCAGATAACCGATGCTTTCTGGGATTACTTTACCCAACTGTCCACAGATACAAAGGATAAAGTGGGGCAAATCCAGCAATCGGACATCACCAAACAGCTGAAGTAAGTGAGCAGTGCCGGAGCTTGTCTAGTCCCTATGAATTTAGATTACTATAAGGAACAATATTAAAGAGGTTGACCAACTAGAAGAATAGAGATCCGTTTCACATTTAGCTATATGCAATTATTTTTATCATACAAGTTCCACCATTGTCCTGGTCTTGGAAATGCTCCTGGGTCTCGACAGCTCCACTTCTACGTTGGGTTTGAAACAGGATTGTTTTCTATGTTGGCATGTTATGTCTAAGAATTGGGGTGACTGGCTTTCAATTCAGTAGCTAATTCAGCCTTCTTCTCAATCTGTTCATCAGCCATGAAGGAGAAGGTTGCTAGATTATATATTAGAATGATCAGTCAGCCATCCGTCCCTCTTCATACACATGACTGGTCACATGACAACTCAAGAAGTTCTACTCTTGTTGAACCCCATGCGGAAGTAAAGTTTGAGGCCCTTGACTGGTGAAGATAATGGGACATTAGAAGATAAATTGCAAGCATTTCAATATTgaacatttttaaatatttttttttctacttaaacaacccctttaaaaggggttgtctcatgaacAGTAGACCACCTGTTAAACAATAGAAGAAGATCTGGTGATCATCCGTTGGTCTAGATTCAGAAATCCCCACCAATTGTTTATTATTACGGCAATGTGTATCTGACCATACATGTAGTCTCACATGTAACATGTTAGTCATCGGGAAAGGATTGGACTGAGGTCATCTCCTTATGGTAAAAAACTTGGAATCACTACTGATATTGACTGCTTTTTGTAGTAATTAAGTCCTTTTGTTTCTTGGCAGTGATCTAATTGAAGAAAACCTGAAGAGCGTCAATCTTTATGCCGGGGAACTCCAGCAACAGATCATTCCCTTTGCAAAGCAGATACATGAGCAACTAACTCAAGATTCTGAAAAATTGAGGGAGCAAATAAGACAGGAACTGGAAAGGCTGAAGGTCAAGTTGTCTCCTTATGCTGATGAGGTGCACAAGCAACTAAGCAGAAACGTAGAGGAGCTTCAGATAAAACTGGCACCATATGCAGAAAAGCTACGGACACAGCTGGATAAAAACACTCAGATCGTAAGTGAGCGGCTAAAGTCTGTAACAAAGGATCTGGAAGCCAAGATCAGAGAAAATTCTGACCGTGTTCAGGATTCACTGACCCCATATTCTCAAGAGCTCAAGGCTACGATAGACAACAATGTGGAACAGCTGAGGAAGCAACTGAAGCCCATCACTGGAAAAGTGAAAGAAAATATCGACCAACAACTCCAAGAACTATATAAAAGCCTAACACCCTACGCTGAAGACGTGCAAGATGAACTGCGCAAGCAGATTCAGAACATGGAGTTTCAGATGAGGAAGAATGTTGAGCAAATGGAGAGCAAAATGTTGGACTTCACCGGGCAGCTGAGAGAGCAACTCTACCCCTATGCCAATGAGCTGAGGAGCAAGCTGAATGGAGATATGACAAACGTCAAGCAGATGTTAGAGCCATACCTGACCGAGATGAACCAGAAGATGGACCAGAAGGTAGTAGAGTTCAAAGACACAATGACCCCTTTTGTTGATGATCTCAACAAAGCACTTGTACAAAGAGTGGAGGACATGAAACAGAAGCTGGGAGAATACACCGTGAGTGTACAGGACCAAGTGGAGTATCTGGAGAAAGATGTCCGAGACAAGATCCAAAATTTTATCAACAAGGGAGTTTCCACCGAAAATTAGATGCTATTTCATTGACTTTTTGCCAACTGAACAACGTCGCACTAACACATAGGACATTGGCTTACAAGCTTAAAGCAATTATATTCTGCTTTCACTATCGTTATTGAGCTAGCCCTCACCGTCCTAAATTCATAACATACTTTGTTTCAAAGTGCGTGTAAAATGTATGGATTTCTAAGTATTACGACCAATAACTTTGCTGACTCCCAATACGGTGTTGCATTATCCGATGTCTGTTTTTTTTGTCCTTTAATGttttcagtattttttatttttacttctggTAAATAAAATGCAACAGAGCAATGCACAAAGCGTTTATGTCAATGATTCGGAATAAAAGTTCTCACCAGGGTTCAGAATTCTATTATTCTGTTCCGTATTAGTAGCAGAATAATGGAACTCGTGGTAGGGAATGATGCAAGACGGAGGAAATGAAGTGGAACGGCACATCCACTGGGTCAAACAAAAAAATCTTTAATAGAAACATCTTTAAAACAAAAGGATCCatccaaaaaacatgttaaaaaaactGATGCGTTTCTGGCACAATAAATGCCCTTAGTAATACTTACTATGATGTTTCAAGAAAGATTCCGATTTTACCCGGTGGATGTGCCTTACCACTTCTTTTCCTATGCGTGTTTGCTGTGCTTCACCAGCGGGATCTGGCATCTACCGGCTTCGTATCTTCAAACAAGCATGGTGAGCTCTCAGTTCTTGGTTTCTCATCTCACACGTGATGCAAAACGGACCCCATCAACCTAAATAGAGTCCACCAGGCTTCTGTTAAGGTGGCCATCAATTTACTTCGTTCATTCTAAAGCAGAAGGTCTCACAAGTCCAACAATCATGGTCCAAGTACAAACAACGTTGTACGGACTGGCCACAGATCTCCCCACCCAAATTCAGTAGTCTCATAAACATGTGAGGCTATTAATTTCAGGTAATGAGACCAGACACCAGTCCAGACATCGGAATTGGTACTTGAAAGGTGAATGCCTGTGATGTGAAACCACCTGTACGGTCATTAAACATCTCAAAATATCCAAAGATGAGCAACCATATATTAGGATACAACCACACATGAGTTTTAGGGTTTGTTTCTGTACTATTCTTACACCTTTCTGGACTATAATAGTACATAGGGGTGTACGGGTCCTTCAGGTGTACTATTACAGCTCGGTGATGTTGTAGGCACTGTACTATGCCCATGCCACCAGTGGTGAACATCAAATATTCTTGCATTGTAACGGCTGAACTTGGCGATAATTTTGATTCCAATTGTTTGACTGTTTAGATGCAATGAAAAAGCCTAAGATAGAAAATaagtgaacatataccctgctgtaagtaagtgCGATAGAGTACATAGTAAACACCTTTTTTGATCAAaagaagcataaaagccatcccaccagcgacAAGGTGTACTCATATCGGGTCGGTCCTATCCTcttgtattaaaaccttaccacgtGTCAAAATGACATCAATGTGAATAAGGACCGAGCAGGACCCGTCCGGAACATGGACACCCAGCCATTGGGCACTATGTAAAAATAATGACTAGCTAAAAAAAGGAGGTCACACCCTTACCTGCACTGAGTGCAGAAACCTGAAAATCACCCAAAAAATtcaactggagtataagttggtgcaaaatataggagcatgttcacacgggtcagtaaacagacaaaacctattatagaaacaaaatgaacatattttGTCCTGATTTGGGTCACCTTGATGCTGGGGGGAtgacttttatgattttttttcatcaaaaaCGGTGTTTGCTAAGTACCCTATGTAATTTATATTCCATTTTGATGCTACTTATTttatttacagcagggtatatgttcatttagttttatcttaggttttgtctgtttattgGGCAGTGTGAACAAGCTCCtatattttgcatgcataccacattatactcctgtttttttttttctgtttaaatgTATTGGCCAATAACAACTTAAAAAAACCAATGGAATGTATATCTGTGCCGTAATAGGTGACGTTCTTAAGGGGGTTGTTCATGATTGGAACAAAACATGGCTGTCTTCTTCCAAAAACAGTGACACATGTCGGTACAGGTTGTGTGTTGTAACTGAGCTTTGCATCAATGGAGAACTGCAATATTAGACAAAACGTATACATGGGGGAGAAGCTGTTTTTGGAAAAAAAACAGTCATGTATTTCTAATTGTGGAAACCCCTTTAAGGGCTTAAAGTCAACGTCTGTATATGGAAATGGTCATACAGTTTATGCATAGAATGATTCTACATGGAAAAAGTTATCTTGTAAATATATTGCTTTCACCGAGTTATCATTTCTGGGATATTTAATGAATATAGAATCAGGGTCTGGAAGTCTGTGAATGGGGGTCAGAGGACCTTTATTCTCTCGATTGGCGATGGTCATGGAGGGGGATTATTCTTAGATGGAATTAGCCCAATAGGCCTCCTTCACGCGTCCATCTGGTATGTTTGTATGTTGTTCATTTTTATGGACTGCATATACGGACATACGCACACCCATTGTGTTcagtggtggtgcgcacatgtcacGTTTTTCACTCGGACCGCGCATCCATTTGTCAGTTTTATTTGTCCAGCACAAAGTGCATGCTgcgcacgtgcacactgatgacacacggatgacatttgtgtgtcatcagtgtaaaaCGTACCTGTGCCTGGGAACAAGTGGTAAAGTTCATGCTGCTCCCTGGTGCCGGTAAGTGTCACATGGACGACACACAGGTGTAACACATGGACACACGTACACACTGCCAGCAAACACGGACACACGGAGTGCACACGGACGTCACATAcgcacacacggatggcacactgacacagaccacggatctcaccagtactgctTGATCCCAGGCCCCCGTTAAGTATTACACGGACGGCACAATGGACGCTCATTCATTAGAGGTTCGGACCTCTTTAAATACAGGATCGAGCAGCTGATTAGTCGAGTGTGTCATTTGATATACTCTGGTGAATCTGATTGGTCAGAGCCATGACTTTGGATTCCTTCAAACACAAAGTGAAAAAAGTCACAAAAATACAAATATTCTCCAAACCTAGCGGCCTGACCCTAGAAAGCAGCACGTTATCCCCTATTGATTTATTTTACAATTCCCTACTATTCTTCCTATACAGCTAATTCCTTTATCTGTTTTAATTTTTGGTACCTTCTGTGAAGTTTCAATGGAGGAGAGACTAAATGAAACATCATAGGAGGATGGCCTCGTACTGACTTCTCTGCGGCATCTATCACCCCTCCTGAAACAGGACATCATCAGGGGATGGAGCAGAGGTCACTTGCCACAACTTTGTCTCTGTCCTCCCCTGATGATGAGATGTTTCAGTAGCGATGATGGAGATGTGATCGCAATTCTTGTTTCTGCTGCCACACTTACACCTCCGCTGCTGCATCTTCAGTTGCCAATTCTACAGTCACTACTTCTATCCCAGCTGCTGCATCTTCAGTCTCCACTTCTTCAGTCACTGTTTCTGCCTAGCCATCCATTTTCAGTCATCACTTCTTTCCCAGCCGCCTTATTCATTAAAATGAGATGTCATCAGGGGGTGGTGATAGGAGCAGGGTAAGTGAAAGCAGAAACACTCACTGATGATGATTAGTTTAAGGTTGACTGGTAGGAGAAGCTGTGGGGCAGCGCTGCAGTCACTTGCTCTTCTGCTATCACCCCCCACTGATGATGTCTCATTTCAGTGAATGAGCTGACAGAAGCAGTGACTGTggcagtgcagcaccccaggtagctggttgctgcagtgatgttgccttcccttttgggagggtgatgtcacgcttggtggcaagggggattctttctatcaggtaaggcacttacattcaaaacatctgaatctaggccaggaggggaagCTCTGAACTCAGATTCAGGGGAGCGTCCCTTAGctatatgtatcctggtctggaggaggagccagcgAATTGTACAGGAGTGAGGAGAgtggaaggacgtctggagcagacgtgggggccgagcagccacgagggagctgataCCCCAGGAAAGCAAAGCAGAAAGAGAGTTGAATTgtgaaggagcttagagggaagatggACAGTGGACTAAAGGACCCTAGGAGggaaacagcggaaggacacccttagAGCaagagcgcagaagccgggtaccgggagcccgaggtcatgttgttctccaggacgcgcgacagaaccggagggcatagtactatatgtcaattgcctgtaacaagtctgaggtgaagcagtaaccctaAGAGCcgcgtcatctaagagatcctataaacaggttcaaactgcctatcgtacagacatatgtcttaggacaggagagaggggaccctgtcaGCAAGCTTTAAGCCATCTggcacaagtaggaaaggcttacggacctcatctgaagtgggatcccttattgcctccaagccggcctgaCTACAACTACCCTACACCtggtcctccacttattcgtcggcatacaccatctttgccacacaccttgggagccgtggggaccccgcttcaccatcttgctgcaacaacatgaccccagaggacccctttaagcagcgtcagtccctactgaccgaataccgctggtggcatcacgaacaatataCATTACaaattcctttaaagacctttcactttaattgggcgcccagggccacggaccgggtcgcagccacagtgacatcccctttaagaccggacccagcGGCGGGGACAAAAGCTGTAGTCACGTCTCCAAGACCAGTCTCCAAGACCACTACTGAAATATGATGTCTTTTCTATACTGGAATCTGATCTTTCAGAGGGGCTCCTTGGTTGGGTCCATGGAGTGGCTGCTGGCTGATAGAGCAGGCTGGCAGGAAGCCGAGTCAATACCATCAGGTCTAAGATCATAACAGAATCATCAGGCAAAAGAATAGACTAAATATGGGTAGAGATCAAAAACAGGAGTCAACTCGTTAGGCAAGAGCAATGTAGGGAGCAGACCAAGGTTAGGTTAAATCTTATAACTGGCAATGGAGACAGGGATCTGGGAATATATATGACGAGAGCCTTAACTAAGGCTCAGAGGAGAGAGGTATTGAGAACTTAGGATTTATCCCCAAAATTTCTTCCACAAGACTCAGAAATCAGAGTTGTTGCACTGTTGCCTCATGTCACTCACGGTATAGGCGTGTCTCCATCTGGCGACAGAAGCAGCAGCAGAAGGAGGAGCGAGCACGGGGAGGAATGTGACAGAAACATTGCACTTACTGAACTTAGGCCACACCTAAGTCTTATACTGACTATGTATCTAATgtatatagttaggtccatatatatttggacagagacaacatttttctaattttggttatagacattaccacaatgaattttaaacaaaacaattcagatgcagttgaagttcagactttcagctttcatttgagggtgtccacattaaaattggatgaaaggtttaggagtttcagctccttaacatgtgccaccctgtttttaaagggaccagaagtaattggacagattcaataattttgaaataaaatgttcatttttagtacttggttgaaaaccctttgttggcaatgactgcctgaagtcttgagctcatggacatcaccagacgctgtgtttcctcctttttgatgctcggccaggccttcactgcggtggttttcaggtgctgtatgtttgtgggcctttctgtctgaagtttagtctttaacaagtgaaatgcagctcaattgggttgagatcaggtgactgacttggccgttcaagaatattccacttctttgctttaataaactcctgggttgctttggctttatgttttgggtcattgtccatctgtagtatgaaacgacgaccaatcagtttggttgCCTTTGgccggatctgagcacacagtatggcggctctgaagacctcagaattcattcggctgcttctgtcctgtgtcacatcatccataaacactagtgacccggtgccactggcagccatgcatgcccgcgccatcacactgcctccgccgtgttttacagatgatgtggtatgctttggatcatgagctgtaccgcgccttccccatacttttctctttccatcattctggtagaggttgatcttggtttcatctgtccaaagaatgttcttccagaactgtgcggcttttttagatgttttttagcctttttcttcttgatgcttatgagtggctgcaccgtgcagtgaaccctctgtagttactttcatgcagtcttctctttatggtagatttgaatattgatacgccgacctcctggagagtgttgttcacttggtcggctgttgtgaaggggtttctcttcaccatggagattattctgcgatcatccaccactgttgtcttccgtgggcgcccaggtctttctgcattgatgagttcaccagtgctttctttctttctcaagatgaaccaaactgtagattctgccactcctaatattgtagcaatttctcaggttttttctgttttggcagcttaaggatggcttgtgtcaCCTGCACGGTGAGCTCctgtgaccgcatgtttacttcacagcaaaaccatccaaatgcagcaccacacctcaaatcaactccaggccttttatctgcttaattaagaatgacataacgaagggattgcccacacctgtccatgaaatagccttggagtcaattgtccaattacttttggtccctctaaaaacagggtgccacatgttaaggagctgaaactcctaaacccttcattcaattttaatgtggattccctcaaatgaaagctgaaagtctgagctccaactgcatctgaattgttttgtttaaaattcattgtggtaatgtctataaccaaaattagaaaaatgttgtctctgtccaaatatatatggacctaactgtatacagtatatatatatatatatatatatatatatatatatatatatactctgctcaaaaaactaaagggatcacttaaacaacagaatccagctccaagtaaatcaaactcctgtgaaatcaaactgttcacttaggaagcaacactgattgactatcaatttcacatgcggttgtgcaaatggaatagacaacagatggaaattattggcaattatccagacaccatcagtaaaggagtggttctgcaggtgggggccactcaccacatctcagtaccaatgctttctggctgacgttttggtcacttttgaatgttggttgtgctttcacactcgtggtagcatgagacggactctacaactcacacaagtggctcaggtactgcagctcatccaggatggcacatcaatgcgagctgtggcaagaaggtttgctgtgtctgtcagcgtagtgtgcagaggctggaggcgctacgaggagacaggccagtacaccagaaaacgtggagggggccataggaggacaacaactcagcagcaggagcgctacctcagcctttgtgcaaggaggaacaggaggagcactggcagagccctgcaaaatgacctccagcaggccacaaacgtgcatgtgtctgcacaaatggttagaaaccgactccatgaggatggtctgagtgcccgacgtccacagatgggggttgtgctcacagcccaacactgtgcaggacgcttggcatttgccacatagtaacatagtaacatagttagtaaggccgaaaaaagacatttgtccatccagttcagcctatattccatcataataaatccccagatctacgtccacagaacaccaggtttggcaaattcgccactggcgccttgtattcttcacagatgaaagcaggttcacactcagcacatgtgacagacgtgacagagtctggagacgccgtggagagcgatctgctgcctgcaacatccttcagcatgaccagtttggcagtgggtcagtaatggtgtggggtggcatttctttggagggccgcacagccctccatgtgctcgccagaggtagcctgactgccattaggtaccgagatgagatcctcagaccccttgtgacaccatatgctggggcggttggccctgggttcctcctaatgcaggacaatgccagacctcatgtggctggagtgtgtcagcagttcctgcaagatgaaggcaatgaagctatggactggcccgtccgttccccagacctgaatctgattgaacacatctgggacatcatgtctcgcaccatccaccaatgtcacgttgcaccacagactgtccaggagttggcggatgctttagtccaggtctgggaggagatccctcagaagaccatccgctgcctcatcaggagcatgcgcaggcgttgtagggagatcatacaggaacatggaggccacacacactactgagcatcatttccttgttttgaggcatttccactgaagttggatcagcctgtaatttgattttccactttgatttt
Encoded here:
- the LOC138652069 gene encoding apolipoprotein A-IV-like — translated: MLARVAVVALVLCTITGSQAEISSDQITDAFWDYFTQLSTDTKDKVGQIQQSDITKQLNDLIEENLKSVNLYAGELQQQIIPFAKQIHEQLTQDSEKLREQIRQELERLKVKLSPYADEVHKQLSRNVEELQIKLAPYAEKLRTQLDKNTQIVSERLKSVTKDLEAKIRENSDRVQDSLTPYSQELKATIDNNVEQLRKQLKPITGKVKENIDQQLQELYKSLTPYAEDVQDELRKQIQNMEFQMRKNVEQMESKMLDFTGQLREQLYPYANELRSKLNGDMTNVKQMLEPYLTEMNQKMDQKVVEFKDTMTPFVDDLNKALVQRVEDMKQKLGEYTVSVQDQVEYLEKDVRDKIQNFINKGVSTEN